The DNA segment GATATATACTTGTTAAGTGACTGGGATCGAATTCGGGAAAATGTCAGCGTTATTTTCAACGATTATGACAAACTGAAGTTGATGCAGAAAACGGTCGCGGTATCTTTGATGAAAAAGGGGAACAGGGTCGTAGGTGCAATCTTGCTTGATGGAGAGAATCAATTTGTGTTCGTTGAATGTAAAGCTGTTGTTCTAGGTTCAGGTGGTTTTGGAAGTATCTATAAACATAATCTCAACCCGGCAGATGTAGATGGATCAGGACACGTATTGGCGTTGGAAGCAGGCGCAAGGTTGGTCAATATGGAGTTTATTCAGTTTATTCCTGGCATTACGACTCCCCGATATAAAACGTTGTTTGGGGAACACACGCTGATGTATTGTAAAGATATTGTTGATGAACATGGAGAAAGCCTGCTTGATCGTTATTTGCCAGAAGGGATTTCAAAAAAGGAATGTTTAAAGATACGAAGCACACATGGGCCTTTTACTCACTCGCTTGAATCCAAGTATTTTGATATGGCTATGATGAAAAATATTATCATGACTAAAGATGAACGAGGCTTTACCCTCCTATATGATGAGGAACTTTACGAAAATAAGGAAGAATTTTATACCGTCTATTTGGAATGGCTAAAAGAGAAAAACGTTCATCTGACGCAAGATGAGGTAAAGATTGCTCCGTTTGCTCATGCCAGTAACGGAGGTGTGTTTATCGACACCTATGGACGAACCGGAGTTGACGGATTGTACGCGATTGGAGAACTCTCTTCCAACATCGAAGGAGCAAACAGACTTGGCGGCAATTCGACAGGAGCCTGCCTCGTGTTCGGTAAACGTGCAGCGGAGAATTGTGAAAGATATCTGCAGACGATCGAAGGTTGCTCAATAAGTGAACGTGAGGCTAATGAGTTTTTGCAAACCCTTCGATCTGGTACGGCAGCCGTGCAGGCAGGGGAAACCAATGTTAATCAGATGATTGATCAAATCAAAGAGATCATGTGGTATAGTGGAAATGTTGTCCGATCCGAGCAACAATTAATGGAAGCGCTTGAAGAGATTAAAGGGTTGGAAGCCGCCTTTCCTTTTGCAAAATTGATCGAACAGCAGCATTCGCGAAAGCTGGCTATCAAGGCAAGGAATTTTATTAAACTATCACAGGTTTTACTTCAGGCTATGCTTGAGCGAAAAGAAAGTCGCGGAGCTCATTATCGGGAGGATTACCCTTCTGAAAACCCGCAATACAATAAACGATTATTTGTATTCCAAAAGCAAAATCAATCGATGGCGTTTGACTTTTTAAATAACTAGAGTTTATTAGAGAAAAACCTTAGATAAGGGTTTTTCTCTTTTTGCGAGAAAGGAGAAGACAATGAAGCTGCTTGGTGTATTCGATATTGGTGGGACCTCGATCAAGTATGGAGTAGTTAATGAGGTAGGGGATATTTTGTACAAAGACGCTGTTCCAACCGAAGCTTACCTTGGAGGAGTAGAGGTTATAAATAAAGTGAATAAACTAGGTGATGAGCTAATCGGGGACTATGAAATCAATGGGATTGCCATTAGTTCAGCGGGACAGATCGACAGCATAAGCGGAACGGTTGTATTTGCAACGGATAACATTCCTAATTATACAGGAACCCCGGTTGCAGAAATAGTAAGCAACCATACAGGATTGCCGGTGAAGGTGGAAAATGACGTGAACTGTACAGCACTTGGAGAGTATTGGAAAGGGGCGGCTGTTGGTGTAGATGACTTCCTATGTGTCACGATTGGAACAGGCATTGGTGGTGCATTATTCTTACATGGTAAACTGTATACAGGCTCCCATTTTTCAGCAGGGGAACTCGGGCACATCAACCTTTATCCTCATGGCAAACCATGTACGTGCGGCAATCAGGGGTGTTTTGAAAACTATGCTTCAAGTTCAGCGTTGGCAGAAATGGTGACGACAGCGTTTGGATACGAAGTTGATCTGAAAGAATTTTTTGCAGCGGCTAAGCAGGGAGACGCTCTAGCCGTGGAGATTTTCGACAGCTGGATTGAGGATATGACAATAGGGTTGCGCTCGCTTGTTCATATATTTAACCCAGAGTTAATTGTCATTGGCGGCGGGGTTACAGCACAGGGAGACTTTTTGCAACGAGCGATTCAAGACTCCCTTTTGCCGAAGACGATGCCGAACCATCGGCGTTCTTTACAAGTAAAACTAGCTGAGCATGATAACAAAGCGAATTTATTGGGGGCAGCCAAGCATTATTTGATGACCCAATAATGGAGAAAGGAGCAGGGGGACAGGTGGAGAAACAGCAGCGAAATGGAATTAAACCTTCTATATTGATGGAGCAAAATAAACAGATTTTCACGAAGTCCGAAAATAAAATCTATACCTACATCCAAGCCAATAAGCAACAGGTGATCTATCATTCATTAACGGAATTATCAGAAGCTAGTGAGGTAGCAGAAGCAACAGTGTTACGTTTTTTCCGTAAGCTCGGATTCAAAGGATTTCAAGACTTCAAGTTCTTATTTGCCCAAGAAGTATCTTTAGAGTCTGATCCTAATAGTGATGAGACATTTATTGAAAAGATTAGAAATAATATCGTTGAAGCTGTCGAGGACTCTTATGACATTGTAGATACCGAAGGATTGAATGCGGCAGTTGATGCCATCGATGCATCGGATGATGTCGTCGTGTTTGGAATTGGTTCCTCAGGCATTGCAGGACTTGACATGCAAAACCGATTAATGCGAATTGGCAAACATGTCAGTGTCGTGACAGACCCTCACTTCCAGCTCATGAGGGCTTCCTCCATGAATGAAAACACAGTAGTCATTGCCATCAGTTTGACCGGAAGTACCAAGGATATTATCGACACTGTGAAAATAGCGAAAGAGAAAAAAGCCACGATCATCGCTTTAAGCAATTACACGAAATCACCACTAACAAAATTTGCAGACCATATTTTACTTTCGTCAGCAAAGGAAAGCCCTTTGGACAGTGGGTCATTGGTATCGAAAATTACGCAGCTATTTTTGATTGATTTAATTTGTACGGGGCTGACGGTGAAAAATTATGGTGAGGCTGAGAAAGTTAAAATGGAGATTACGGAGAATATAGCGAGCAAGTTGTATTAAGGTCGGTGGAATATATTGATGTTTGGTACCTGCCTTTATAGATGTGTTACCGGTAATAGTTTTAGGAGAAGAAGTTAATTTATGAAGCTTGTCATTTGAGAAGATCTCAAATGGCAGGCTTTTTTATATGACAACTTATTCTCCATGGCGTTTATACAGTGGGAGGAAGTTTAAATAAGAAGTGATACCAAGTTACGAGCTAAAAACACCTAAAAGTCAAAAAATATAATTTTTCCTTGCATTTATGGTGACGCTTACAATAGATTATAGGTAAAAACATTATGATGTATTAAGAGAGGTAGGTATGTATATATAAGTAAAGGGGGCAATCATGTCCTTTATATCCATTTTAATACCGATATTTTTCGTCTTTGGAGATATACAGAATCAGAACGTTGTGGTCTTATTCTTTCCTGTGCATTTATGAATAATGGGAACTATGGTACCCCACTTGTGCTCTTTCTTTTTGGTACAGTGGGAATGGAAACAGCAATTGTACTCATGGTCTTGCACCAGCTTCTAATGAGCACTTTAGGAGTGTACTATGCTGCAAAAGGTGGCGAAAGTTCAAACGGATTCAAAACAGCTATTAGTTCTGTTAGAAAAATGCCTATGGTTTATGGGGCGATTCTGGGTTTAGTGTTTCATTTGTCAGGCATCTCTCTTGGAGGTGTGAAAGAAGGAGTCGATTTAATAGCTGATGCAGCCATTCCATTAATCATGATCACTTTAGGAATGCAACTTGCGAACATAAAGGTCGCTTCAGTTAACTATAAAAAGCTATCGACAGCATTGTTGTTAAGTTGCTGGCAGCACCTGTGATTGCAGCACTTATTGTTTGGTGGATGCCAATTGATTCTTTAACTAAGCAAATTATGATTATTATGGCCGCGACGCCTACTGCCGCAAACACGACAATGTATGCGATTCAGTTTAAGACAGAAGCTCAATCTGTGAGTTCTGTTACATTATGTACTACATTATTAAGTATAATAACGATCCCAATTGTAGTCCTTGTAACCAGTTTTTTTTGAAACCAAATATTCAAAAAGATTGCATAAGAAAATAATACAGTCTCCGAGTTTGATCATCAACCTATTACAATAAAGAAGTTTTATCGATTGTCGAATAAATATATAACTTAAATGCAATATTTATACTTGATAAAAAAAGAGCATATCATATAAATCATCATCCATCTTTTGCTATATAACACCTCAAGCTAAAGGGAAGTTTGAAGGTGTATCTTTATTTATATAACAGAGTTGAATTTTTTTAATTGTTACAATACAATCATGTTAACAGTTAATGGTCGAGGATTTCTCATTCTACTAATGGCTCAACCCAAACATTGCATTGGGAACAATTATAAAGATTGATTGGAGGAATGAATATCGATGAGCGTTCAAACTGCAGATATTTGTGATATTCACCGTGAAAAAGTTCAGGTAGCGGATTCAGTGTTTAAATTATTCGGGAAAGTAAAATCCTTTTCTGGACCTATTCATACTGTTAAGGTTTACGAGGATAATGTACTTGTGAAAAAAGCGTTGCAAAGCATACCTGAAGGAAGCATATTAGTTGTTGACGGAGGCGGCTCCCGCAAGTGTGCACTTCTTGGTGACAACTTGGCACACATAGCAGTTACTCGACAACTATCTGGTATTATTGTTTATGGGTGCATAAGGGATAGCGCCCAGATTAACGAAATGGACATAGGGGTTTTTGCAATAGGTACAAACCCATTAAAAAGCAACAAACAAGGAAAAGGCCAAGAAAATATTCCTGTACAATTCGCAGGAGTAAACATAGAACCTGGTTTTCATCTTTATGCAGATGAAGATGGGATATTGATTTCTGAAAATCCATTAATGTGAGTAGACAGCCTGGGG comes from the Halobacillus shinanisalinarum genome and includes:
- a CDS encoding ROK family protein; its protein translation is MKLLGVFDIGGTSIKYGVVNEVGDILYKDAVPTEAYLGGVEVINKVNKLGDELIGDYEINGIAISSAGQIDSISGTVVFATDNIPNYTGTPVAEIVSNHTGLPVKVENDVNCTALGEYWKGAAVGVDDFLCVTIGTGIGGALFLHGKLYTGSHFSAGELGHINLYPHGKPCTCGNQGCFENYASSSALAEMVTTAFGYEVDLKEFFAAAKQGDALAVEIFDSWIEDMTIGLRSLVHIFNPELIVIGGGVTAQGDFLQRAIQDSLLPKTMPNHRRSLQVKLAEHDNKANLLGAAKHYLMTQ
- a CDS encoding AEC family transporter produces the protein MIAALIVWWMPIDSLTKQIMIIMAATPTAANTTMYAIQFKTEAQSVSSVTLCTTLLSIITIPIVVLVTSFF
- a CDS encoding AEC family transporter, yielding METAIVLMVLHQLLMSTLGVYYAAKGGESSNGFKTAISSVRKMPMVYGAILGLVFHLSGISLGGVKEGVDLIADAAIPLIMITLGMQLANIKVASVNYKKLSTALLLSCWQHL
- a CDS encoding MurR/RpiR family transcriptional regulator produces the protein MEKGAGGQVEKQQRNGIKPSILMEQNKQIFTKSENKIYTYIQANKQQVIYHSLTELSEASEVAEATVLRFFRKLGFKGFQDFKFLFAQEVSLESDPNSDETFIEKIRNNIVEAVEDSYDIVDTEGLNAAVDAIDASDDVVVFGIGSSGIAGLDMQNRLMRIGKHVSVVTDPHFQLMRASSMNENTVVIAISLTGSTKDIIDTVKIAKEKKATIIALSNYTKSPLTKFADHILLSSAKESPLDSGSLVSKITQLFLIDLICTGLTVKNYGEAEKVKMEITENIASKLY
- the rraA gene encoding ribonuclease E activity regulator RraA codes for the protein MSVQTADICDIHREKVQVADSVFKLFGKVKSFSGPIHTVKVYEDNVLVKKALQSIPEGSILVVDGGGSRKCALLGDNLAHIAVTRQLSGIIVYGCIRDSAQINEMDIGVFAIGTNPLKSNKQGKGQENIPVQFAGVNIEPGFHLYADEDGILISENPLM
- a CDS encoding FAD-binding protein — its product is MLILNINRKITTDVLVVGSGLSGIKVSKELAAANHEVLMVTKTKLASGSSFYPLKASLGTQVTKDEGDKQTFLQDIDDLSRGMHRDDLAEVYVNEIPERVKEYEDIGVHPKKLAGERKACFANHPRDIYLLSDWDRIRENVSVIFNDYDKLKLMQKTVAVSLMKKGNRVVGAILLDGENQFVFVECKAVVLGSGGFGSIYKHNLNPADVDGSGHVLALEAGARLVNMEFIQFIPGITTPRYKTLFGEHTLMYCKDIVDEHGESLLDRYLPEGISKKECLKIRSTHGPFTHSLESKYFDMAMMKNIIMTKDERGFTLLYDEELYENKEEFYTVYLEWLKEKNVHLTQDEVKIAPFAHASNGGVFIDTYGRTGVDGLYAIGELSSNIEGANRLGGNSTGACLVFGKRAAENCERYLQTIEGCSISEREANEFLQTLRSGTAAVQAGETNVNQMIDQIKEIMWYSGNVVRSEQQLMEALEEIKGLEAAFPFAKLIEQQHSRKLAIKARNFIKLSQVLLQAMLERKESRGAHYREDYPSENPQYNKRLFVFQKQNQSMAFDFLNN